The genomic DNA ACCATCGATGTAGATTCGGTAAATGCCACGATTACACAGGGAACAGCTCCCAGAAACGGACCAAAGTAAGGGATGAAATTGAACAGCGCCCCGACGATGGCCAGCAGCAGAGGATAAGGCAAACCGATCAGCCAGAAGCCGATAAAACCCATGACAGCCAGCAGTACAGCGCTGATCATTCGCCCGGCAATAAAACCTTTGAGCCCGTTATCGATTTCGTGGATGACCTGCTCGCCGTCGCGCCGATAACGCTTCGGGAGCATCCGGGTCAAGGTTGGGGTGACCCGGTCATCCTGCTTCAGCATGTAGTATAGGAGGATCGGCGCCGTTCCCACGACGATGAAGAAATCGTTCAGAAAAGTGACGACATGGGAAATCGATTTGGTGGCCGCCTCGATCACGGAGTTGATAGACTCCGTCAGCTTGTTCGATATTTGCGCGTTCTGTTCGCTGAACATGGAGAACAGCCGGGATTGCCGAATTTCGTTGAACTGGGCTTGCAGCTCGCGAAGCAGCAGCGGTACATTATTCACAAAATCGGTCACCTGCTTCTGCAGCGGAGGCCATACGACGATCAGAAAGACCGTAACCACGCCAGCAAAAAGCAGGTAGATGGCCAGAATGGACAGCATCCGGTTCCAGCCCTTCCGTTCCAGAAACTGCACAATCGGCCGGAGCAAATAATACAAAAATCCCGACAGCATAACCGGCACAATCAGAATATTAATTAAAGTAACGAGCGGAATAAAAATAAAGCTAACCTTGGACAATAATAAAATGATCGTCAGGACCATAATGATGCCAAGGCAAATACGGTAAAACGGCTTTTGCAGCAAGCCATCTCCTCCCCTTCGGACAGTGTAACATCGCCGCTTGTCGCCTCCTCCTTATTCGGCTGGCAGCGTATCCCATGCCGCATCCAGCAGGCGGTCAAACATTTCGTCATCCTCTTCGATCCTTGCATCGACGAGCAGGAATTGCTCCTCAATCCCGGGTTCATCCGCATAATGCAGACTGTAGTCCCAATCGTCCCCCTTCTTGCTGAAGAAGGTAATTTCGTAATTGGCTTTATGCGATGCAACTTTAAAAATCGTTTTGCCTATGTAAGTGCCATCCTCCTGCCGTTGCATTTGTGCTTCAACGATGTGCAGCTCCATTTAGACGTCTCTCCTCTGCTCTATTAATTTTGTTGCGAAGAACGGTGTGAATTTTGTTAAAATTGCTCTATAATCGGTATACCTGCGCTAACGGTCG from Paenibacillus woosongensis includes the following:
- a CDS encoding AI-2E family transporter, with the translated sequence MLQKPFYRICLGIIMVLTIILLLSKVSFIFIPLVTLINILIVPVMLSGFLYYLLRPIVQFLERKGWNRMLSILAIYLLFAGVVTVFLIVVWPPLQKQVTDFVNNVPLLLRELQAQFNEIRQSRLFSMFSEQNAQISNKLTESINSVIEAATKSISHVVTFLNDFFIVVGTAPILLYYMLKQDDRVTPTLTRMLPKRYRRDGEQVIHEIDNGLKGFIAGRMISAVLLAVMGFIGFWLIGLPYPLLLAIVGALFNFIPYFGPFLGAVPCVIVAFTESTSMVIWVIVIVVVSQQIEGNLISPYIYGKTINIHPLTTIILLLIAGDFAGILGMILAIPVYMMAKIIIVRMYQLYLDSRKGDEEDDAAPEDASLQAAVPASEDVHR